The following proteins come from a genomic window of Pseudomonas putida:
- a CDS encoding aminotransferase class I/II-fold pyridoxal phosphate-dependent enzyme — protein MSLFSAVELAPRDPILGLNEAFNADPRTDKVNLGVGVYCNEEGRIPLLRAVIEAETQRAAQHASRGYLPIDGIATYDQAVQKLLFGAESPLLAAGRVVTVQAVGGTGALKIGADFLKRISPDAVVAISDPSWENHRALFESAGFPVQNYRYYDAPTNDVNRAGMLEDLNALPSGSIVVLHACCHNPTGVDLNLDDWKNVLEVVKAKGHVPFLDMAYQGFGDGIAEDAFAVRLFAESGLEFFVSSSFSKSFSLYGERVGALSIVTASKDESTRVLSQVKRVIRTTYSNPPTHGATIVATVLNSAELRQMWETELAEMRERIHGMRKQMVSLLAEYGANRDFSFVGRQVGMFSYSGLTVEQVARLKNDFGIYALDTGRIAVAALNQSNIHVVTKAIVEVL, from the coding sequence ATGAGCCTGTTTTCCGCTGTCGAGCTGGCACCCCGCGACCCTATTCTGGGCCTCAACGAAGCATTCAACGCCGACCCACGTACCGACAAGGTCAACCTGGGCGTAGGCGTGTATTGCAATGAGGAAGGCCGCATTCCGCTGCTGCGCGCCGTGATCGAAGCCGAAACCCAGCGTGCCGCCCAGCACGCTTCGCGCGGCTACCTGCCGATCGACGGCATCGCCACCTACGACCAGGCTGTGCAGAAGCTGCTGTTCGGCGCCGAGTCGCCACTGCTGGCCGCTGGCCGCGTGGTCACCGTGCAGGCCGTCGGTGGTACCGGCGCGCTGAAGATCGGCGCCGACTTTCTCAAGCGCATCTCGCCAGACGCCGTGGTTGCCATCAGCGACCCGAGCTGGGAAAACCACCGTGCGCTGTTCGAATCGGCCGGCTTCCCGGTGCAGAACTACCGCTACTACGATGCGCCGACCAACGACGTCAACCGCGCTGGCATGCTCGAAGACCTCAACGCCCTGCCGTCCGGCTCGATCGTGGTGCTGCACGCCTGCTGCCACAACCCGACGGGCGTCGACCTGAACCTGGACGACTGGAAGAACGTTCTGGAAGTAGTCAAGGCCAAGGGCCACGTGCCGTTCCTCGACATGGCCTACCAGGGCTTTGGTGACGGTATCGCCGAAGACGCCTTCGCCGTGCGCCTGTTCGCCGAGTCGGGCCTGGAGTTCTTTGTTTCCAGCTCGTTCTCCAAATCGTTCTCGCTGTACGGCGAGCGCGTCGGCGCACTGTCGATCGTGACCGCCTCCAAGGACGAGAGCACCCGCGTGCTGTCGCAGGTCAAGCGCGTGATCCGCACCACCTACTCCAACCCGCCAACCCACGGCGCAACCATTGTTGCCACCGTGCTGAACAGCGCAGAACTGCGCCAGATGTGGGAAACCGAACTGGCCGAAATGCGCGAGCGTATCCACGGCATGCGCAAGCAGATGGTATCGCTGCTGGCCGAATACGGTGCCAACCGCGACTTCAGCTTCGTTGGCCGCCAGGTCGGCATGTTCTCCTACTCGGGCCTGACCGTTGAACAGGTTGCCCGCCTGAAGAACGACTTCGGCATCTATGCCCTGGACACCGGCCGTATCGCGGTGGCCGCGCTGAACCAGAGCAACATCCACGTGGTGACCAAAGCTATCGTGGAAGTGCTGTAA